From the genome of Maniola hyperantus chromosome 9, iAphHyp1.2, whole genome shotgun sequence:
CgatttctggaataaaaacGAAATTAACCTATGAAATGAACCAATCAGTCGAATGAACAATTAACTAGAATGAACCATCTGATGAGCGTCTGATATTCAAAAACGTTATTTTTCCGACGTGGTACTTTATGGCAATTTCGACATTTTAGCTTTGAACGTTTGCTTTGTGTCTTATGATGAAGTAACTATTAAAGGTAGCTTTGTGTGCATGTAGGTACGCGATTCGTGCATGTTTCAGACTAGTCCGAGGTGCATGTCCATTGCATCCTCAGTCTCTGACAACCACGCATGCAACTCGCATGCACGCGCATAAAGAGAAGCAAACGAACACGACTTTTCTGTCACCCTTTTCCTTTCTCAAAaaagctagaatccagagccgtaaaaccagttatgAAGAAAAAAGGCATTTTCTAGAAAATCTAgaaatcttttatttctggtcagTGCTAGAAAGTGGCTAGAAACCCAAGAAATGTCAAATGTCATTTCATGTCTTGTTTTTCGTGTTTATTCTTGTTGATTTGttgaatagaaaatagaaatctATTGCGAAATATTGAACTGgtgaaaaaacaaaaattaccaTTATTGCaagaaataaactatttttaaatggATTGTTACGGTTACCCCGCATTTCCGTACAACCAATCGGATGAACTGGCCAAACAAATGTTTGCGCAGCAAGCCCTTGCTTCCCGTGGGCCTTATCGTGGTATACCAGGAGCCCATGACATGCCGGCTCCCTCGGGAGCTCCGTGGAATATCCACGGTCTGTCGTGGACCATGCAGTCTCCGCCGAACCTAGTTCAGTTCACAGCGCAGACGCCCACAGAATCCAAAGTGACTCCAATCGTCCATTGTAAAAGAAAGAGTTTAGATGTTGAACCGGTAATGTAAGTGTCCGTCAAAGCCCTATTTTCTTTACATataatacaatttattattatgtagaatgttgtatatttagatatagtaaGAGTGGGATCTTGTGCGCGGATTGTacatgtagtcccgttgtccccgttagccgtatccccgttaacggggacatcgggatttgaataaaattattaaaaacttatcccgttgtccccatTGTCATTTccgtttaacggggacatcgggatttgaataaaattattaaaaacttatcccgttgtccccgttatcaATTCCCCTTCTACGGGGACTGCGgtaaatgaacaaaattgttaaaaactctTTCCGTTGTTTTCGTACTCTGCCCCCTTTGACAGTATTCGAGAgtcgacattattatttaattaaactaagtacctaggtaccataTACACAGTTTTTTCACTGTAATGAAATCGTTTAGTAAAAACCATAAACACGGAGGTGTTTAGCTTTAAATTATCTTCTTCTTATATctgtcgcaggtatattgtcaaagtagtgatattataattaaactgtaGATAGTCAATCGACttcattttttacaatttaacgGCCTGGTTTTAGTGGTATTGTAATATCACGGGATCATTATAGcgacattataataaatcaagGTATATTactggctcccatgacacagtttctacttctttgggagccagtggtcaaagtcGTATGTGCCAAatctttttgcaaataaagatatttatttatttattcattatttatttattatgagtgAAGTTGGCAGTGGGAGACGTCGAGCATTCTGATTGGTCAAAAAAGTCCTCCTCCTATGATTGCAAAATTGACATTCGAAACGGCCAATCAGAGACGGCCTCATAATGACCAGCAAATTGTCAAAATATCATTGCCTTACAATATCACTATAGTGTCCCCGTGACATTACAATGACACTAAAACCAGACcgttaaattttgagaaatgaagtcgattgacaatctaccgtttaattataatatcactactgaaattataatatcactgctttgacaatatacctgcgacatatacacgctgaaattttaatggttgttttccccaAAGCAAAATGATTGTGttgtggtattacaatcgatttataaatataaaaattattagagtcaaaaatgacaaatttacaatcgagaaaagaCCTCGAgagagacctcgaaccaatagtgataccacGTGCGTGCAGACTAGTTTATGccatatcactacgcgcgagagcttattttgctcgaaactttttcactttattgacagcgcggttcgagtggatgtacctacccactattCACGTTACATCTAGGGAGGTACTACTGTTTCTCATACTTTAGAgtttgtcgattttttttaaattatttcaagacaaaaacatttgtattttttaagtttaactcaaaatttccatagtactactgagggcaaatcgttctgctgCGGGAAGACAaacactaaaatttcaccgtgtatataGAAatatcactcactcactgaagtgaaaatcgacatttaggttattaagtttaaataataaaaatctgtataagtcagtttgggaaattccccttgtaagggtggtaaaatagttttatagaaaagttttaaatattgttatttttacttgcaATTTGAAACGtaagttctttctagggggtaggtatcagataagaagaTTCCCTCCTATGGGGATGAAAGGGGGTCaatggttgtatgaaagtcctatgtttttgaagttagagacgtgaaaattgtCATTTAGGTtactagctttaaataataaaatctgtaTAAATCATTTTAGATAatcccgcgacttagtccgcgtaaaatttctggtttctcatgagatcagaaattttcccgctgcaaaaggcgtCACTAACCTCTTACTCTCTCCTCTACTCTTAAAAACCATAtctcttacttcaaaaacataggtttTTCAtgtaacctttcaacccccatttcacccccttaggagtgtaTTTTCGCAAAATCTTTCTTTAtcagatacttttttttttaaattaccaacataaagaatgtttaacaaatctaatttagacacagcaaaaaaccacgaaggtttaaaaagtgtgtcattccgtctataatagtgcttctataaacaatttacattgtttatagaagcacttattacattacatttgatACAAAAACTGACCCCTTAACAAGAATATTcgcttacaaaatttcatctccTATTCTACCAACCTTAAGCGGGGAGTTTCCAAAATAACTCAAGCCTATTGGCGATTTTCATacctgtaacttcaaaaacataggactttcatataaaaaCCTCTAtgttttcgtaaaaaaaatctaagataAGCGTAGGAGTTGCAAGTTTATTACGGTTCCTAGTTTGTCTGTCGTGGAAGTCACCGTTTTTTTTGTAACGGAGAATGTtatgtcttacaaaaattatattattgtaaatatattgagaagCTACTATAagaatatctatttccttaaatttctctcctagggaatcgcgcggttttaaattataaattgcacgtattgcccttttttgtaatacgaaatTTTTTCCAATATCTGCTGCTTTACCCCATAGCAAGAGATTAGCATTAGATTCCGTAAGACTGTGGAATTGACTCTCGGATACTGTTAACGGGGGCAGAGTACGGAAACAACGGAAagagtttttaacaattttattcatttaccgcAGTCCCCGTTGAAAGGGAATAaagaacggggacaacgggatagattttcaataattttattcaaatactgttgtccccgttaaacagaaacgacaacggggacaacgggataagtttttaataatttaattcaaatcccgatgtccccgttaacggggatatgGATAACGGGGACAACAGGACTACACCGGATTGTACTGAAACATTAGAGTATACTGTATTATGTTTAAAAACGGAAATATTAGCATATTATAGAGTTTCAGTTACATTTACATTGAATTGGGTGCTAGAGATGAACAACcatatcaaaaaaatttaacaagTGTTGACTTGAAACACATGGTTTGAACCTTAAACCTGATGgatttccatacaaaaatgtttatttagtcattagtaaaacttgttttattttttgtgctaAGACTGAATAATTGAGTTACTAAAAATGACTGTACTAAACACAATAAATACCATTTCTCTTACTGATACCATatttagaactagatgatgtccgcgacttcatccacataGATTTAGGGTTTTGAATCCcagctaaaaagtagcctatgtccttccccgataTGTAAGCtagctttgtaccaaatttcatcaaaattgattaaactgttgggcagtgaaagctagcagacagacagaccgacaaagagacagacagacagacacacacactttcgcatttagaatattagtatggattctgtgTTTTAAgatataattttaacaaaaagcAATCATTCCAGTCCTTCAAAACAGTTTATAACTGAAGAAAAAATGGCAGCCCATCTTAGCAGTCTCCACATATCACCAAACTACACGCAGCACTCACTGGCTTCTGAGGATGTAATGGAAGTTGGAATAGACACAAGTACACTCTGTGAGAAGCTAAAAGGCCACACTATTGTTCTTTCTGAAGATGTCAAAAAAGTTCAGGAAGAACCTATTCTGCCTGCTGCTTTAATTGAGAGGTGGGTAGTTTCAAAGTTTTCATTAGACAGAAGCATACCTAAGGGTCGGAACTGACAGACTTTATAGGATACTAGCTTTGCTCACGACTTCATTCGcctagactacataaatttcagcccctaagggggttgaatatttaaaaatcctttcttagcagatgccaacgtcataatagctatctgcatgccaaatttcagcccgatccgtccggtagtttgagctgtgcattgatagatcagtcagtcagtcaatccttttatatatttagagaagacgatagtaaataattttaaatacacatcaaaaattgcgaaccttCCTTTCCTTTCCTCCCCTAGGGTAGTTTCctagggttcgattcctgccggttcgcaatttttgatgtgtatttaaaattatttagaaatttccttcaagtgtaggtgaaacactataaaaattataaaataaagacgatagtataattttaataagcttccagaagacatattgaaGATGTCTCTcgacaagttcaaagttttcatgaaacataaacttattgaaaaatccttttacaatgtaaaggattatttaaatgataagaaagcttaggaatgagttgcttaacagctttgtgatagttctaattttgtaaagtggtgatagtaagaagaacacccggctgagtttgttgtgggcccttctcagacctgggtgcgtttggaaccctcgtagctttagttttaagtttgcgtataaatgatcaccactatatcatcatcttaaaAATGCAACAACTGTAATTTAtttcctattttgaataaacaatTTGACTTTGCCTTTGACATGTTACAAAGCGATCATTAATTGTGTAGTCAGTTTGGGGAAACAAGCTAGCAACAATCCATTTGTTGCTTGCTCTGAGTGCTCCACTTGCTGTCGGTTTTTCGGTGAATCTTTGAGTATAACACTTCAGTCAATGCCACAGCAAGTTCTCACGACATGTGATACAAGTGTTGGTTGGACCTTTAGTTTCTTTGTTGGGGATATTTCTATGACAACTGTCAGAATTCCATGGAATTAAAATCATaccataatatttatgtaacaTAGTATAATGTCATTGCTTTTAGAGGAATTCATCAGCAGTATTTCTTTTTCAGATTGCAAAAACCTCAAATGTCCTTAGTAGTGTGGCAGCCTAGAGAAAATGTATTAGAAAAAATCATAGAGGACACAGAAAAACAACCAGATGACGAAGAGACACCAAAGAAAAGAAATGGAGTCCTTGTTCCAGAAAATTCTAGAATGGAGATGGAAATGTGATACTATTATTGGAGtaagatttaattttaattttattattatgtgtaaGCTTTAAAGTTAAGATAATAATGTAAAGGTGATAGAAACAAGGGATTGATTCCGGTTATTGATGAACTATAGTATCCTGCTAACATCACATCACATCATTCACAAAATAGCAAACTGTGCCAGTTATTAGCATTCTCAAATAGGATGACTATTGACTAGTTACAAAATTTACTTCTaccatcatgatgatgatgattattgtaAATGTCATAATAaacccttattatgaatgcgaaagtgtgtttgtttgttggtttgtccttcaatcacgtcgcaacggtgcaacggattgacgtgattttttgcatgggtattgataaAGGGAGTgacgtgacataggctactttttataccggaaaaaagagttcccacgggatttaaaaaaaaacaaagtgatggtggttttgtagagcattgtttctgtcgttgagaccgacaaaacgtcacataggtatgagtgacagagacaacactctgcaaagccaaaatctcattctaaagggtgatgtacattattttctgccacatacTGTACTTATTTCTGTCACTTTTACAAATTGTACTGATCttgtaaaaaatagtaatttagtattacttatattatcttGTGTTAATACAATCATTGTATGAATGGTatgaggattttttttattaattataaataatctgTCTTATACCCTATCATCAGGATGAAGTTAGTATagtgctctctctgttatgtaaagcccaatagagagagagagagagagagtgctatactaacttcattctGCGGGTAGGGTATAGTGTGAAGAGATGTTTTGTATGTAATTACTCTGTACTAATTAAAATGTGTgaagtaaaacttttttataaataaaaaccgaactGCATGCTTCGGAATAAAATAAGAATTGGAATTTTAGTTTGCAAGTGTAGTTTTGTTAGTGGATTTTTTGTTAGTAGTATGGTACGAAGATTTGAATAAAAGGGAAATATGTAAGATGTTCTCAGTTCCATACAGGGTGTAAGGGTCATGCTAACGAAAACTGAAAGCAGGGGCTCAGTACATGATCCTAAGCTGCTCCAAAAATTCCAACACtggaatttttgtctgtcttaTCGTGATTTTAAGGACATTCTCTTACTAATTACAACATAAATCACCTGAGAAATCACCTGTAATTCATCCCAACGTGTTTGACTTTTCTATAGGATAGCTGTGCCTTAATGTATTTTACCCTACAGGGTGTGCCCTCagccacggtaatattatcatacagtattccaacttcatacaaacgaaCGAAACGCGAGGTATACCTACGCCCCTCGATCTCGGGATGTGCTCGGGACACTGCCAGTCGCAACTGTGtcgcagtgacgaacggatggtgttttgttttttaataaccgcgcgatttttccactaaaataagttcaagtacatatttagtaTGACGAGTAAGGAATATTGTGGTTGCATGAATTCTTCATTAACGTATCCAGagataagttttttaaattacctggaaaggcgggcagccctatcgcatgtttacgtaccgcgctgctgtaggtatttatttcaaagataacggccgagttacaatactgtatgataCCATTACCGTGCCTCAGCGTTGAAATTTTTCACCTGTCTTTTTATGAGTTTGCAGATGTTTTTATCTTGTTCTTTCAACTAATAATTATAGTACCCTAAAcgtaattataataaaagaaaaacgaCAAATGACgatttttaatacaaaacaGCTATAAACATTAAACATACGTGCGCGGTCAGCTGTTTATCAAAATTTCACTCACGCCAGGTGTTGTTCGCAATACATTGCATCCTCAaaaattacattacaaaaacacgggtcgaattgagaaccacctcctttttggaagtcggttaattaaaTCGGCAACCATTTCCGAGATAAGAGCCTCTTCACAAAGTTTTCGTTCCACACACTCTGTATAGTAATGTTGAACATTTATTtgataatatgtaagtattaaattatactcttatacaattattaatattataattttctatttgttcaatgttatcataatattagCATAGTGAGATGGAAATAAGAATAAAGTGATAGTTACTTCATACTCACAGTTGTCTTTATTCATCCAACCTAGGTActattgaccataattatttcagatttttcgactGGTAAACTTCGGAGATATGGGGGAGGaactgtatttttttcgacattttgcaagataaatcaaaaactattatgcataaaaataaataaaaatctgttttagaatgtatttgtaaagcccttttatttggtaccccacttggtatattattcttattttgaatgttgaaaatactagttatttgttcatgaaccccttttaattttttttgtgatgtaaccacaaattcacggttttcaaatttccCCCCTTacgtatgctataagacctacctacctgccaaagggtaagcagtgcttttatgtaTCTATGATGTACACGCCACTGGCTGCATATACCTGCTGGATAGGATAGGCGTTCTTTTAAAATTTCTGTCgacagtataaaatataaatgttatTGAATAGTAGTTACTAAAAAAAGACGAAGCTCGtaagaaaaa
Proteins encoded in this window:
- the LOC117984910 gene encoding uncharacterized protein; this translates as MDCYGYPAFPYNQSDELAKQMFAQQALASRGPYRGIPGAHDMPAPSGAPWNIHGLSWTMQSPPNLVQFTAQTPTESKVTPIVHCKRKSLDVEPVIPSKQFITEEKMAAHLSSLHISPNYTQHSLASEDVMEVGIDTSTLCEKLKGHTIVLSEDVKKVQEEPILPAALIERLQKPQMSLVVWQPRENVLEKIIEDTEKQPDDEETPKKRNGVLVPENSRMEMEM